CATCGACGGCCTCCTCCACATCACCGACATGTCCTGGGGCAGGGTCAACCACCCCTCCGAGATCGTGCGCATCAACGACAAGATCGAGGTCAAGGTCCTCAACATCGACCACGACCGCGAGAAGATCGCGCTCGGCCTCAAGCAGAAGGAAGCGTCTCCCTGGGAGGAGATCGAGAAGAAGTACCCCGTCGGCGCTCGCGTCCACGGCTCGGTCGTCAACATCGTCTCCTACGGCGCCTTCGTCCGCCTCGAAGACGGCATCGAGGGCCTCGTCCACATCTCCGAGATGTCCTGGACCCGTCGAATCAACCACCCCTCCGAACTCGTCAAGCCCAACGACGAGGTCGATGTGGTCGTCCTCGACATCAACAAGGACAAGCAGGAAATCTCGCTCGGCATGAAGCAGACCGAGGTCAACCCCTGGGAGCTCGTCGCCGAGAAGTACCCCGTCGGCACCGTCATCGAGGGCGCGGTCCGCAACCTCGCCAACTACGGCGCCTTCGTCGAGATCGAACCCGGCATCGACGGCCTCCTCCACGTCTCCGACCTGTCCTGGACCAAGAAGGTCGCCCACCCCAACGAGCTGCTCAAGAAGGGCGACAAGATCACCTGCGTCATCCTCGAGGTCGACCAGGAGCGCCAGCGCATCTCCCTCGGACACAAGCAGCTCCACGAGGACCCCTGGCACGAGGCCATCCCCGGCGCCTATCAGCCCGGCATGGTCGTCCGCGGCAAGGTCACCAAGATCACCAACTTCGGCGTGTTCGTCGAGCTGGAAGACGATCTGGAAGGCCTGCTCCACATCTCCGAGCTTGCCGACCACAAGGTCGAGAACCCCCTCGACGTCGTCAAGCCCGGCCAGGAAGTGGACGTCAAGATCCTGCGCGTCGACATCAACGACCGCAAGATCGGCCTCTCCCTCAAGCGCGCCCAGTGGGGCGACAGCAGCGGCGCCGACGATCAGCCCTCGGCCCGTCGCGAACGCGGCGAAGCCACCAGCGGCGGCATGAACCTGCCCACCCGCGGCGGCATGGACGACCACGGCGCCCTCGGCACCGACAAGATCTCTCTCTGATCTCGTCCCCCTGATCCCCTGACAACCACAACGCCCGCGAGGAAACCCTCGCGGGCTTTTTTTCGTCCCGATCTCTTCTCCCCCCCTGCTCGCTACTCCCTGCTCCCCACTCCCTTCCCCCCTCAGCACATCGCGATGAAAGTCAGCACCGCCAGGATCGCGATCTTCTTCCGGTGGTCGTTGATCTTGATGATGTCCGAGAACGCTTTCATGGGTGTCTCTCTTCTCTGGGGATGTCCGGTCCTCGCCGCGTCGCGGCATACCTCTCCCTTCAACCCACGGGCCAGCGAACGCCGGCCGAGAATACCGCGCCCACGACGCGCTCCGACGCGAATACTCTCCGTATGCCTCCCTCCCGACGCCCCATCGCGTTGCGTTCTCGCATCACCTCCCGATGCGTCGCGGCATCGTGGCGTGCCGCCCTCGCCTGGGCCCTCCTCGCCTGCGTTCTCGGACCTGCGACGCCGGCCCGCGCCCAGGACCACGCCCACGCCGGCGCGCCCGAATCGCCGGGCGCCGCGTCCGTCCCGGCGCTCCCAGGCGCCGGCGCAACGCTCGACGCCTACCGCGCCGTCGACCTCTGGCTGCGCGACGGCTTCGTCGCCCCGTCCGACGAGCAGCCCATCGACCCACCCGGGACCGCCGGCGCCTGCGTGACCATCCGCCTCTCCGGCGTCGTCATCGGACGCGCCACCGACACCCGCGCCGACGGGTACTCCGTCTGGCGCGCCGCGCGCCAGGCGTTCCTCGAATCGCTCGAGCGCGCCCCGGTCGAACGCGACGCGACGCGCGAAGCGACCCTGCGCGAGTTCGCGCAGCGCGCCACCCTCGACATCCAGCTCGCCGGCCGCTTCACGCCCCTCCTCGGAGACACCTTCTCCGACGCGGCGCTCGCGCTCTCGCCCGGCGTCGAAGGCGTCGCGCTGCGCGTCGGAGAATCCCTCGCCGCGCAGTTCCCGGGCACGATGCTCTCCACCAACGCCACGCCCTCCACGGCGCTGCGCGCCTGCGCCGGCCAGCTCGCGCTCCCGCCCGTCGAACTCGGCGCACTCCGCAAAGAGCACTCCGCGATCGCCTACCGCTTCCGCGTGCAGCACCTCGCCCAGCCCGCGCCGCGCGCAGAGCCCGTGTTCCTGTTCCGCGGCGGGCGCATCGTCACCCCCACCGAAGTCACGCTCGCCAACCTCGTCGATTTCGCCAACGGGCTCGCGACACGCATCCAGCGCCTCGATTTCCCCGGTGAAGAACCGCTCGGGCTCATGGGCGACTTCGAGCCGTGGACCGGGCGATTCAACCCCATCATCGCGCCCCAGCGCGACCAGGCGCTCGCGCTCTACGCGCTGGCGCGATACGCGTCCTCGCCCGCGATCGACGCCGCCAGCCGCATGCGTGCGGCACGATCCTTCTGGGTGCTCCTCTCCGAGTTCGCCCGGCTCGACTCCGCCACCGACAACGCGGCGCTCGACCCCGTCGCCGCGTCCTTCGCGACGCTCGCGCTGCGCGTCGCGCCCGATCGACCCCCGGGCATGCCCACGCGCGCCGGCGCGAACCCCACCAACGCCGCCGACGCGGCCCTCGTCGTGCTGCGCGCGTCGTTCAGCCCCGAGAAGGGCTGGCAGGAACAACTCCGCGCCGGCGAGCGCGCCGTCGTCGCCTTCGCCCTCGCCGAAGCGTCACGCTCCCGCCCCGACGACCAGACGATGCGCACACGCGCCGAGGCCGCGGTGCGATCGCTCTTCCGAGAGTCCACGCCCAGCACGCTCGTGACCTACATGCCCTGGCTGGGCTGGGCAGAGCTCGCGCTCACGCCGCGCGACGCCAACCCGCCCGCGATGCCCGCGCTCCTCGAGATGCGCGATCTCGTCTGGCAGCACCAACTCGCCCAGGCCGACCTCTCCGCCGACACGCACGACCTG
This Phycisphaeraceae bacterium DNA region includes the following protein-coding sequences:
- a CDS encoding 30S ribosomal protein S1, giving the protein MIDETLIRSLGGAEDEALALLESAFGMKGVDGDMDSFLAESMQDLAPGNILDAKIIGFAGDDVVVDLGLKSEGLIHKDEFYSLADVKIGDTVKVLLESIEGEGGLVQISKRKADRIINWQRLLETTKEGDVVEGRVMRKIKGGLLVDIGVPAFLPASQVDIRRPHDIGDYIGRDIRAEILKIDEERRNIVVSRRKLIETERETAKKRLLTTLKEGDIVTGTVKNIADFGAFVDLGGIDGLLHITDMSWGRVNHPSEIVRINDKIEVKVLNIDHDREKIALGLKQKEASPWEEIEKKYPVGARVHGSVVNIVSYGAFVRLEDGIEGLVHISEMSWTRRINHPSELVKPNDEVDVVVLDINKDKQEISLGMKQTEVNPWELVAEKYPVGTVIEGAVRNLANYGAFVEIEPGIDGLLHVSDLSWTKKVAHPNELLKKGDKITCVILEVDQERQRISLGHKQLHEDPWHEAIPGAYQPGMVVRGKVTKITNFGVFVELEDDLEGLLHISELADHKVENPLDVVKPGQEVDVKILRVDINDRKIGLSLKRAQWGDSSGADDQPSARRERGEATSGGMNLPTRGGMDDHGALGTDKISL